tctctctgtaggcttgggccgccttaggatttggggcgtgttcctctatttgagccctttgtttgggctctcctgtgacttggccgacctcttttgaggagaggtcgggttgtcctgacctgaagaggttggtcgctttgcctgtagaacatcccgggtcggacagctcgacccagggtatgaacagatacCAAAACCAAAAAAATGTACCGTgcgtatataatatttaattaatgcattaagacatatataatatttcgttaatacatatataatataaaataatttacaaattattttattgaatattataatatagagtgatttataaattattgttaattcatatatgatatataattaaatttaataaattcaattagaataaacaataaattatttgttttattttagactttataaatgaataaatcaattaactaatataacgaattataattaatgtagtATAATTaatcaagtaaaataaattataacaaattataatgatatttaaatatctaatcaaatcaattagctgatataattaagttattgtaataaattgtattgaatgacttaaaataattaaatgaaAAACACTCTCTAGAACATGCCACGTCAATTTCATCATTAAGTGCAGAaacccaatttttatataatagaactAGTGTATGTTCTCGTACCCTGTATGAGATAATACATaacattattatataaaaaattttattaaaaaaattaaataatatatataattattattattattataaatattttacaaagttataattaaaatcaaactttcaagatttttaatattaaatattaaaaataattagaatttgttttAATCAATTTGAGTTTGTTGAGGGTCATCTCACTCGTCCACTTAAACGACTATTAGTCTTGTGTGTGTAGCAATCCATTGGCTAGCAGTAAATCCTTAATAAATGGAGTATCAATACGTGGTTAGACTTGACAAGAGTACCCAAATACGTGGGTATTTGACCCGGCCATATCCGATTGGGGAGGGTAATAACTTAACCCGAGTCGGGGCAGATTTTGCTCGGGACAAGGCATGGTCGAGTTTAGGGTGTACCCGACCCggatatatacatataaacactttttaggaattaggatttgTCTCACATCACAGATTTAGCGATTCACAGCTTCAATCCATACTCTATACCCAGAGAAACCCAGTCATTCTCACCTAGAGTCTTCTTCTTCTCGCCTTCTTCACAAAAAATCTCATAGCTCCCGTCATCTTCGTTACTGAGCCTATCACCGCCTACCCCTTCACAACTTCCATCTTCCTTCATAGCTCATGTCGTCGTTGCTGCTTATCCCGTTACCGTCGTTGTTGAGCCTGTCGCTACCTTTCTCCTGCCAAGTCCCTTTTCTCTATctaaattctctctctctttcctctctctctctatatctctctctctctattatGATTCTGTTAagttcttctcttcttcttccaaaGATTCATCACTCAATCACCGTCGTTATGAGCCCGGACGTTGCCGTTGCATTTTCATGTGAGTCTGTCAtcgaataaaatagaatttttattcATGTTGGACAAGTTGAAAATAGGCATGTATGAGATCATTTTTGCATataatttctgaattttctcatccaaatttgatctatgtGGTTGAGTATTTTAGTATGGCGATCATTGTGGTTTCGTTACGacactaatgtgataaaagTTACGGTAATTTCATAACTAATATGTGAGACATACCATATTATTAAAGTAATCAGGGAAATAACATTTAGATATGCGTATAAAGTTTATAAGATATGATTATttcagaaaaaatatatatgtatagccCAAGTGAAAGATTGttagaaaattattattttttgatatatttatgagcaatacatatattaataataatcgtaaattaagtaatttcacattaaatgacttatataacggtgatcttatttattatcataaatgttgaattaaataaatcattattacttttgatttggataaatgagattaaaaccaaatatactattttatttgagttttagggtttagtgagtgtcacactcaaatataaataatgacTTCAATATTTTAGTCCCCAACACATCAAATCCGCCTTCATAGCTCTTTTCCTAGCGTGGAGTTGCGATTCAGTCCTATTAGGGATACATAAGGTTTTTGTTGACAAAGATTAAAGAACCACAAGAGTCAAACTCTTTGATCTCAATCATGCTCTCGAATGAAGGAACACTTCTGCACTCTCAGTTATATTTCTTAATGATTTAACATGGATAATCTTGAAgttgaaaaattctaaaattttcagataaaatagaatttttattcaatcaaatgatgataaataaatttattgaattaaattatattaatatgaTCATTGGATGATAAagagtattaaaaaaataaataaataatattttaaaagtatagaaatattaaattgttatttcaatttatttttttaatcaacgACAATAAATATATTggattaattaaatttttaaaaaattatatacctaaaattatttcatttattcaaaaatattttgaacatATAATGGTTCAATTAGAGGTTGACTATTGAGAACTAAATATAATATTGTTAAATtcgtatttttaataaaaagatgtACTTAATTAGTTTCATCCATCCTAAATAATTCTATATTCACTATCACTTATCCATATAAATAATTCTAACGTTgatagaatattatttttagatgcaaaaaatttaaaatatatttattctatttcaaaaattaatattcatatttaacTTAGGATTTCAATAAAtatgacaaaaaatattatatttttatttaaaaaagcataatatttataaatatattttttgtgctttacctttagattttttaaaaaaatttggcaaGTTAATGGattcaaatcatatttctataacatatataagaatgtatattacacataaataagaaatattaggtgtaataagaacaaataataaattaaagtaaaattcaaaaaataagaatcaataaaatattgaggaaaagaaatataaatagaagagaaacaaaattattagatggaagaaaaataatttataatatatatatatatatatatatatatatatatatataagaggaataaaaaaaagatatacagtatcttatttaatttagcaATATTTATGTgaataaatacataaaataaataaaaagaaactaaatatctgaattaatataaaaaataaaaaataataaaataataataatctatcataatcttaatcttttaatataattaattgatAACAATATAATTAGTCTACTATAATCTTAATGtaatcttttaatataattaattctaattaagtaatcaaagaaattgaatataaatatgtataatttaattgtataaaaaatagtaaattttctacaattagagaaaaaataaaagcattaataataaataaagaataaaaaatgaagcccatattaaagaatgttagaaaaaaacaataaagttcatattaataataataatgcagaAATGATGTTGTTGCTTTAGCCTTCTAACTTCTGCCTTTGgccatcatttttttttttaaattatcaagtcataaaaaaaataaaaaataattcaagaaaataaaaatagcaaGATAGATAACATGAATTGCCACAAATCAACAAATTTTACCCTAATAATTCTAGGTTTAACTGCTAAATCAGCCTTTGGACGGCTATATAGTCTTAACAAAAATTATATGCATTTCAGTGAAAAACTTCCTAAAATCTGGTACATCGTAGGTCTCTTTCTATTGTGATAAGGAATCTTGCAAGTTGCAACTCTTCCGAGATTCTTAATTAGCATGCATTGGTTAGTTAGATTTCTGAAACTTGTTTAGTTAGATTCTCTTAGACGTCTCTTAATCCCATTCATGCAGCAGCccaaaaagaaagaagcaaTAACATGAATACTCAACCACTGAGGGACAAACAAATTATGcttatgtatatatacataaaacTGTATGTATGTACATTCCTATAGGAGATGATGAAGATTTGAAGGTACAAACGAAAATTAACTACATCACAATGTACATAATAATACAACAAACAAAGAAGCAGAAGTAAAAAAAGTGAAATTCTTCTACACTTTGTAAGGGCTAAGGTGGGTATCTGAAATGATGTACTAGGGACTAATGTTAAGGCACCAAAACAATATGCTACTCACAAGTTTTCCATGTTGAAGACACATTTTCCCTTTGGGTTTAGTGGTTGTTCATGATTATTAATCTCATTGAAATATTCTTCGTTCATAGGTGCTGTACTATCTGGTGTTTCTAGCACTTCTCCATGTAAACTTGGTCCTATATATTGTTGCACCACCAACACTGAAGCTGTGGCTGCAAAATCTGTGGAAGCTAATAGGTCCCCAATTGCTCCAATCTCAGGACACTCACTCCAATCAGTGAGTCCTGCTGTGAGTGGTGATATTATCCCTTGACCTCTCCCAACAATGAAGAGGTCATGGATGTCATCCATTGTCCTTATAGCCGCCACTGTCTCCTCACCGTTGTTAACCACTTTCTCAAAGTAATCGACCGAAACGTCTTCTTGAAATCTCATTCTAAAATCATGCAAAAGATTTTCGTCAAGCTGTCTTTGAATATCTTTCTCTGTTTCCACTGTTAGTACACTCGGTTCGCTTGTGCCTATGCTAGGCCTCCTAATATGGCCGGATACTTGTTTCCCTTGGACAAAGCGCACTATTGTAAGGCATATTCTTGAATGCTCTAGCATTCTCCATCCATAACACAAAGCCTCTCTATCATCTGGTCCTCCGAAAAATAGTATGGCTACATGATAAGATACTTGATTCGCGGCCAAGCGATTAGAGCCGTTTAAGCCTCTATCAACTAGAATTCCCACTGAGCATGGTGCATTTGCTAGTACATTTTGGTTGATGGTGCGGAATGCCATGTTTGTGGCTTCCATCCCTCCATCAACTGTTTGTTGCTTATGGAAAGGAAGGATTATGAAGGCAATGCGTTTGTCCTCTGCCAAATGGCATATATCTTCATGCATAGTGGAATAAGGGGAGATTGCTGTTAAGGGGTGGACAGAAACAAAAGAAGCATGGTGCTGAAagttttcaaaggcattgattATGTGGTCGGATTGAGCTTCGGTCTTGTTAAGTGCAGGATAACCCTGCTTTCTTGTGTTGTGAACTATGAGCATTGCGGAAGTGCGACCACTAAGTTCAACAAGATGGAGAACATAGACACATATTGGTGACTTCTTTGTTGGATTAGAAGCTTCAAGGAGGTTGATCATAGTTGGCACATTCCGAGGGGTATGAACACACACTAGTACTCTAAACTCTGCATCTGATTTAGCTATTTGAATAGTTCTTTTTTTGTAATTTACGGATCTTCTTGATGGTTTGTAAAGGAATGATACAGAAGGCACAATAATTGCAGTCATTACTACAGTTATGATAACCATGATCGCAAACGATTCTTCATCCAAAACCTGATATCGGTTATAAATTATCAACATGAGTAGATTAAGAAATGTAGAAGCAGTAGCATTAATATAAGCATTAGTACCTTCTGCTCCTTTCCAACATTTAGCACAATCATTTCAACTAGGCCTTTTGAGTTCATGAGTAAGCCGAGGGCAGCCCCTTCACGTATTGGAATTTGATAAAAGAATGCAACCATTAAAGTTCCAATAACCTTGCCAATGCAAGCTAAGAAAATGACAAGAATGAGAATTGCCCAGGTGTATGATCCTCTGACAAGTCTTAAGTTAGTTTTTAGCCCACTACTGGCGAAAAACAGAGGGAGCAAAAGTCCTGAAACAAAATCCTCAAGCTTGTCCACCAGAGCAACACCAAGTGGTCCACTTGGGATTGCCAAACCAAACACAAATGCGCCGAAAACAGAATGAGTTCCAATGGCATCTGTGATGAAACCCGAGATCATAACCCCTGCAAGTATGAGGGATATATGAAACTCACTGAATGATTCTCCTTCAGGGGTTTTCTTGACAATCCATATGGCTCCCGGCCGGACGGCGTAAGCACAAAAGGCCACAAAGGCTACACTTGACAACAGAACCCAAAGGGAAGCAATGTTTGTTGTTTCATTCTCTGCAAGTGCTATGGCTAATGCTAAGAGTATCCAAGCACACACATCATTGATGAGTGCTGAAGAAAGTGCAAGCCTACCTAACTCGGTGTTAATGAGTTTGAGCTCTGCGAGTATACGGGCAAGAACAGGAAATGCAGTGATAGAGAGAGCAACACCAAGGAACAGTATATAGGTGCCTTGAGTCATGCCTTGTTCATAATCTCTATGCAAAAGGTAGGAGAATGCGGTTCCTATAACAAAAGGCAAGACCATGCCGGCAACTGCAAGAGACACAACCTTCTTCCCTGTGGTTCGCAACATTCCTACATCCATCTCCACCCCTAccaagaagagaaaataaagaagcCCAACATTTGCCATTGTTTCAATCACCATAACACTTCTCAGAGGAAACACTGCATTGGCAAATGTTTCGTATCTCCCAAGCATTGAAGGACCCAACATTACTCCACCCTGTGTTggcattttaacaaacacaACAACGGCAATCAGAAAATGACTAGAATTTTTAATCcaatgcaatgcaatgcaaagATGAAACACACTAAAATCAGTACCAAGACTTCGGCGATCACGCGTGGCTGGCGAAATGGCCTGAGGATGAAGACGAATATTCGGGTGGCGATAACCACCAAAGTTAACTGCAAtaagaagagagggagagaataaTCCAGAGGGTTATCTCCTTGCCATATCCCATTTGTTGTTATCATTGTTGGTGCGTAACACACTATATAATTATCTGTATTGTTTTTATCtcccatttcttcttcttcttcttcctattTGGTTGTTGCAATAACAAGTTAACAACATTCACTAGTGTTCCTCTTTGTATGCATTACCTGGGGTCTTCACCAAGGCACTAGCAGCATGATAACAACGTTGATTAGCGAGCCTTGGATCATGTTCTTGGATATGAAGATTGAAGGCAAAAGAAGGGACAAAATTGTGAAAGGGAGGATAATTGTGTTGGCTTGTTTCGATGAAATTAGAAATGAGAGGAAGGCAGAAAGCAGAGAAAATCATCTTTCAAATTCTGAGGCCTATGTTGTGCAGAGGCAAGGGATATCTATTTTAAGAAAGCTAGAGATTTTGATCTTAATGGGAAGTATACATTTGCGGATAAAATTTG
This sequence is a window from Arachis stenosperma cultivar V10309 chromosome 10, arast.V10309.gnm1.PFL2, whole genome shotgun sequence. Protein-coding genes within it:
- the LOC130958010 gene encoding cation/H(+) antiporter 15-like, which codes for MGDKNNTDNYIVCYAPTMITTNGIWQGDNPLDYSLPLFLLQLTLVVIATRIFVFILRPFRQPRVIAEVLGGVMLGPSMLGRYETFANAVFPLRSVMVIETMANVGLLYFLFLVGVEMDVGMLRTTGKKVVSLAVAGMVLPFVIGTAFSYLLHRDYEQGMTQGTYILFLGVALSITAFPVLARILAELKLINTELGRLALSSALINDVCAWILLALAIALAENETTNIASLWVLLSSVAFVAFCAYAVRPGAIWIVKKTPEGESFSEFHISLILAGVMISGFITDAIGTHSVFGAFVFGLAIPSGPLGVALVDKLEDFVSGLLLPLFFASSGLKTNLRLVRGSYTWAILILVIFLACIGKVIGTLMVAFFYQIPIREGAALGLLMNSKGLVEMIVLNVGKEQKVLDEESFAIMVIITVVMTAIIVPSVSFLYKPSRRSVNYKKRTIQIAKSDAEFRVLVCVHTPRNVPTMINLLEASNPTKKSPICVYVLHLVELSGRTSAMLIVHNTRKQGYPALNKTEAQSDHIINAFENFQHHASFVSVHPLTAISPYSTMHEDICHLAEDKRIAFIILPFHKQQTVDGGMEATNMAFRTINQNVLANAPCSVGILVDRGLNGSNRLAANQVSYHVAILFFGGPDDREALCYGWRMLEHSRICLTIVRFVQGKQVSGHIRRPSIGTSEPSVLTVETEKDIQRQLDENLLHDFRMRFQEDVSVDYFEKVVNNGEETVAAIRTMDDIHDLFIVGRGQGIISPLTAGLTDWSECPEIGAIGDLLASTDFAATASVLVVQQYIGPSLHGEVLETPDSTAPMNEEYFNEINNHEQPLNPKGKCVFNMENL